In a genomic window of Pseudomonas putida:
- a CDS encoding 3-phosphoglycerate kinase, whose amino-acid sequence MKKICLSLLAMLPLTAFAYPIDVQKELNGLKIDYTTYATDYDMGSITVNNYGDVAADCAVVFRNGPESPKTRRINLAAGKSADLSAKFNRKIIKLYISMTCKPQ is encoded by the coding sequence ATGAAAAAAATCTGTTTGAGTTTGCTGGCGATGTTGCCGCTGACGGCCTTTGCCTACCCGATCGACGTACAAAAAGAACTCAATGGCCTGAAGATCGACTACACCACTTACGCCACCGATTACGACATGGGCTCCATCACCGTGAACAACTACGGCGATGTCGCTGCCGACTGCGCGGTGGTGTTTCGCAATGGTCCCGAGTCGCCAAAGACCCGTCGGATCAATCTGGCTGCCGGTAAAAGCGCGGACCTTTCCGCCAAGTTCAATCGCAAGATCATCAAGCTGTACATCAGCATGACCTGCAAGCCGCAATGA
- a CDS encoding mechanosensitive ion channel family protein, which translates to MDIKQLWLNIQDLWGTLEQHPLLQASLALVVLLVIALMLGRVARYLILHASRMLGRQPALHWINDFRHNKVFQRLAQMTPSLVIQFGLHLVPELSKTALNFLGNVALAFTILFLVLAISALLNALLDIYARTEHARTRSIKGYVQLAKMVLYVFGAIIIVATLIDRSPLLLLSGLGAMSAVILLVYKDTLLSFVASVQLTSNDMLRVGDWIEMPQVGADGDVVDITLHTVKVQNFDKTIVSIPTWRLMSESFKNWRGMQQSGGRRIKRSLFIDASGVRFIRDDEEQKLSQVHLLTDYISRKQAELKAWNEAQGNVAAMSANRRRMTNIGTFRAYALAYLKSHPEVQPNMTCMVRQMQTTAQGIPLEIYCFTRTTAWADYERIQGDIFDYLLAVLPEFGLSLYQQPSGTDLRAGLLPAVLGASHIPEPEKHIM; encoded by the coding sequence ATGGATATCAAACAGCTCTGGCTCAACATCCAAGACCTTTGGGGCACCCTCGAACAGCACCCGCTGCTGCAAGCCAGCCTGGCCCTGGTCGTGCTTTTGGTCATCGCGCTGATGCTCGGACGAGTGGCACGCTACCTGATCCTGCATGCCAGCCGAATGCTCGGCCGTCAGCCAGCCCTGCACTGGATCAACGACTTTCGCCATAACAAGGTGTTTCAGCGCCTGGCACAAATGACGCCATCGCTGGTGATCCAGTTCGGCCTGCACCTGGTGCCGGAACTGAGTAAAACCGCGCTGAATTTCCTCGGAAACGTAGCGCTGGCGTTCACCATTCTGTTCCTGGTGCTGGCCATCAGCGCCCTGCTCAATGCCTTGCTGGACATCTACGCCCGTACCGAACACGCGCGCACCCGCTCGATCAAAGGCTACGTGCAACTGGCGAAGATGGTTTTGTACGTGTTTGGCGCGATCATCATTGTCGCCACCCTGATCGACCGCTCGCCCTTGTTGCTGCTGTCAGGTCTGGGTGCCATGTCGGCGGTAATCCTGTTGGTCTACAAGGACACGCTGCTGTCGTTCGTCGCCAGCGTGCAGTTGACCAGCAATGACATGCTGCGGGTCGGCGACTGGATCGAAATGCCGCAGGTGGGTGCCGATGGCGATGTGGTGGACATCACCTTGCACACCGTCAAAGTGCAGAATTTTGACAAGACAATTGTGTCGATCCCTACCTGGCGCCTGATGTCCGAATCGTTCAAGAACTGGCGCGGCATGCAGCAGTCCGGTGGTCGACGGATCAAGCGCTCCCTGTTCATCGATGCCAGTGGCGTGCGCTTCATCCGTGATGACGAAGAGCAAAAACTGTCCCAGGTACACTTGCTGACCGACTACATCAGCCGCAAACAGGCCGAACTCAAGGCCTGGAACGAAGCCCAGGGGAATGTCGCGGCGATGTCAGCCAACCGTCGACGCATGACCAATATCGGCACGTTCCGCGCCTATGCGCTGGCGTATCTGAAGAGCCACCCGGAGGTTCAGCCGAACATGACCTGCATGGTCCGGCAGATGCAGACGACGGCCCAAGGCATCCCGCTGGAAATCTACTGTTTCACCCGCACCACGGCGTGGGCGGATTACGAGCGGATTCAGGGGGATATTTTTGATTACCTGCTGGCGGTGTTGCCGGAGTTTGGCTTGAGCCTTTATCAGCAGCCCAGCGGTACGGATCTACGGGCCGGGTTGTTGCCGGCGGTGTTGGGGGCGAGTCATATCCCCGAGCCTGAAAAACACATTATGTAA
- the arfB gene encoding alternative ribosome rescue aminoacyl-tRNA hydrolase ArfB, translated as MLVISNNVHIPDAEIELTAIRAQGAGGQNVNKVSSAVHLRFDIPASSLPEFYKERLLALRDSRITSDGVLIIKAQQYRTQEQNRADALLRLTELILSATKVEKKRRPTKPTLGSKTRRLEAKSKRGNIKAGRGKVDF; from the coding sequence ATGCTGGTAATTTCCAATAACGTGCACATTCCGGATGCCGAGATCGAGTTGACCGCCATTCGTGCCCAGGGCGCGGGAGGGCAGAACGTCAACAAAGTCTCCAGCGCCGTACACCTGCGCTTTGACATCCCGGCTTCGTCCTTGCCCGAGTTCTACAAGGAGCGCTTGTTGGCGCTGCGCGACAGTCGCATCACCAGCGATGGCGTGTTGATCATCAAGGCCCAGCAATACCGCACCCAGGAGCAGAACCGCGCCGACGCGCTGCTGCGCCTGACCGAATTGATCCTCAGCGCCACCAAGGTCGAAAAGAAACGCCGCCCGACCAAGCCGACCCTCGGTTCGAAGACGCGCCGGCTTGAAGCCAAAAGCAAGCGCGGCAACATCAAGGCCGGGCGCGGCAAGGTGGACTTTTAG
- a CDS encoding MFS transporter, protein MSENQRPLAVTLQVVSIVLFTFIGYLNIGIPLAVLPGYVHSELGFGAVIAGLVISVQYLATLLSRPYAGKIIDNKGSKLAVMYGLAGCGLSGVFMLLSAWTQSLPMVSLASLFIGRLVLGSAESLVGSGSIGWGIGRVGAANTAKVISWNGIASYGALAVGAPLGVWLVGQLGLWSMGVSIVLLALLGLLLAWPKTAAPIVAGERLPFIHVLGRVLPHGCGLALGSIGFGTIATFITLYYATQHWDNAVLCLSLFGASFIGARLLFGNLINRLGGFRVAIACLSVETLGLLLLWLAPDAHWALAGAALSGFGFSLVFPALGVEAVNLVPASSRGAAVGAYSLFIDLSLGITGPLAGAVAAGFGFASIFLFAALAAISSLMLCIYLYRQAPKNRQARDAR, encoded by the coding sequence ATGTCTGAAAACCAGCGCCCCTTGGCGGTCACGCTGCAAGTTGTCTCCATCGTCCTGTTTACCTTTATCGGCTACCTGAACATCGGCATTCCCCTGGCGGTGCTGCCCGGCTACGTCCATAGCGAACTGGGCTTCGGCGCGGTGATCGCGGGGCTGGTGATCAGCGTGCAATACCTCGCCACCCTGCTCAGCCGCCCCTACGCCGGGAAAATCATCGACAACAAAGGCAGCAAACTGGCCGTGATGTACGGCCTGGCCGGCTGCGGCCTGAGTGGCGTGTTCATGTTGCTTTCGGCCTGGACCCAGAGCCTGCCGATGGTCAGCCTGGCCAGCCTGTTCATCGGCCGCCTGGTGCTGGGCAGCGCGGAAAGCCTGGTGGGATCCGGCTCGATTGGTTGGGGCATCGGCCGGGTCGGCGCGGCGAACACTGCCAAGGTGATTTCCTGGAACGGCATCGCCAGTTACGGCGCACTGGCGGTCGGCGCGCCGCTGGGGGTATGGCTGGTGGGGCAACTGGGCTTGTGGAGCATGGGCGTGAGCATCGTGTTGTTGGCGCTGTTGGGTCTGCTGCTGGCATGGCCGAAAACCGCGGCGCCGATCGTCGCCGGCGAACGTTTGCCATTCATCCACGTACTGGGACGCGTGCTGCCCCATGGCTGCGGGCTGGCGCTGGGCTCCATCGGCTTCGGCACCATCGCGACCTTTATCACCCTGTATTACGCCACCCAACACTGGGATAACGCGGTGTTGTGCCTGAGCCTGTTCGGCGCCAGTTTCATCGGCGCGCGGCTGCTGTTCGGCAACCTGATCAATCGTCTGGGGGGCTTTCGCGTGGCGATTGCCTGCCTGTCGGTGGAAACCCTGGGATTGCTGTTGCTGTGGCTGGCACCGGACGCCCATTGGGCGCTGGCGGGCGCGGCACTGAGCGGCTTTGGCTTCTCGCTGGTGTTTCCGGCGCTGGGGGTTGAGGCGGTCAATCTGGTGCCCGCCTCCAGCCGCGGGGCGGCGGTCGGCGCCTATTCCCTGTTCATCGACTTGTCGCTGGGGATCACCGGACCATTGGCGGGGGCTGTGGCGGCGGGCTTCGGGTTTGCTTCGATCTTTCTGTTCGCCGCACTGGCGGCCATCAGCAGCCTGATGCTCTGCATTTACCTGTACCGGCAGGCGCCGAAGAACCGTCAGGCTCGGGACGCGCGCTAA
- a CDS encoding peptidylprolyl isomerase codes for MLKKIALAAGSVLFAANLMAATPAKAPHVLLETTNGQIEIELDPVKAPISTKNFLDYVDSGFYNNTIFHRVIPGFMVQGGGFTQTMQQKDTKAPIKNEHSNGLVNVRGTLSMARTSVPDSATSQFFINVKDNDFLDQGDGYAVFGKVVKGMDVVDIIVNSPTTVRNGMKDVPADPVFIKSAKRID; via the coding sequence ATGCTGAAAAAAATCGCCCTCGCCGCTGGCTCCGTTCTGTTTGCCGCCAACCTGATGGCGGCAACGCCTGCCAAGGCGCCGCATGTATTGCTGGAAACCACCAACGGCCAGATCGAAATCGAACTGGACCCGGTCAAGGCCCCGATCAGTACCAAGAACTTCCTTGATTACGTAGACAGCGGCTTCTACAACAACACGATTTTCCACCGCGTGATTCCGGGCTTCATGGTCCAGGGCGGCGGTTTCACCCAGACCATGCAGCAGAAAGACACCAAGGCGCCGATCAAGAACGAGCACAGCAATGGCCTGGTCAACGTGCGTGGCACCTTGTCGATGGCCCGTACCTCGGTGCCGGATTCGGCCACCAGCCAGTTCTTCATCAACGTCAAGGACAACGACTTCCTCGACCAGGGTGACGGCTATGCGGTGTTCGGCAAAGTGGTCAAAGGCATGGACGTGGTAGACATCATCGTCAATTCGCCAACCACCGTGCGCAATGGCATGAAGGACGTGCCGGCTGACCCTGTATTCATCAAGTCCGCCAAGCGCATCGACTGA
- a CDS encoding carboxylate/amino acid/amine transporter, which translates to MGYLLFVTLIQAFSFSLIGEYLAGHVDSYFAVLVRVLLAGLVFIPLTRWRSVEPAFMRGMLLIGALQFGVTYVCLYLSFRVLTVPEVLLFTILTPLHVTLIEDALNRRFNPWALIAALVAVAGAAVIRYDRINPDFFMGFLLLQLANFTYAAGQVLYKHLVARHPSDLPHYRRFGYFYLGALAVALPAFLLFGKQNFLPEAPLQWGVLLFLGLVSTALGLYWWNKGACLVNGGTLAVMNNLHVPVGLLINLLIWNQHEELGRLLLGGSVILLAVWISRLGIRPAAVRSS; encoded by the coding sequence ATGGGCTATCTACTTTTTGTCACGCTGATTCAGGCGTTTTCCTTCAGTTTGATCGGCGAGTACCTGGCCGGTCATGTCGACAGTTACTTCGCGGTGCTGGTGCGCGTGCTGCTGGCGGGGCTGGTATTCATTCCGTTGACGCGCTGGCGGTCGGTGGAACCGGCGTTCATGCGCGGCATGCTGCTGATCGGTGCATTGCAGTTCGGCGTGACCTACGTCTGTCTGTACCTGAGTTTCCGCGTTCTGACGGTCCCGGAGGTGTTGCTGTTCACCATCCTTACGCCGTTGCACGTGACGCTGATCGAAGATGCGTTGAACCGGCGCTTCAATCCTTGGGCCTTGATCGCGGCGCTGGTGGCGGTCGCGGGGGCGGCGGTGATTCGTTATGACCGTATCAATCCGGACTTCTTCATGGGTTTCCTGCTGCTGCAGCTGGCCAACTTCACTTATGCCGCCGGACAGGTGCTGTACAAGCATCTGGTGGCGCGCCACCCGAGCGACCTGCCGCACTACCGGCGCTTCGGCTATTTCTATCTCGGCGCGCTGGCGGTGGCATTGCCGGCATTCCTGTTGTTCGGCAAACAGAACTTCCTGCCGGAAGCGCCACTGCAATGGGGCGTGCTGTTGTTCCTCGGCCTGGTATCGACCGCACTGGGGCTTTATTGGTGGAACAAAGGTGCCTGCCTGGTCAACGGCGGGACACTGGCAGTGATGAACAACCTGCATGTGCCGGTGGGCTTGCTGATCAATCTGCTGATCTGGAATCAGCACGAGGAATTGGGGCGGTTGCTGCTGGGCGGGTCGGTGATTCTGTTGGCGGTGTGGATCAGCCGACTCGGCATCAGGCCCGCTGCAGTCCGCTCTTCGTAG
- a CDS encoding LysR family transcriptional regulator, which produces MKAPRVTLDQWRTLQAVVDHGGFAQAAEALHRSQSSVSYTVARMQDQLGVPLLRIDGRKAVLTEAGGVLLRRSRQLVKQASQLEDLAHHMEQGWEAEVRLVVDAAYPSARLVRALTAFMPQSRGCRVRLREEVLSGVEEVLLEGVADLAISGFSIPGYLGAELSDVEFVAVAHPEHPLHRLNRELNFQDLESQLQVVIRDSGRQQPRDVGWLGAEQRWTVGSLATAATFVGSGLGFAWLPRHMIERELKEGTLKLLPLDQGGSRNPSFYLYSNKDKPLGPATQILIELLRTFDTAPLDAPFAAPEQA; this is translated from the coding sequence ATGAAAGCGCCCCGCGTGACCCTTGATCAATGGCGAACGCTTCAGGCCGTGGTCGACCACGGTGGCTTCGCCCAGGCCGCCGAGGCACTGCACCGTTCGCAATCGTCGGTCAGCTACACCGTGGCGCGCATGCAGGATCAGCTCGGCGTGCCGCTGCTGCGCATCGACGGGCGCAAGGCAGTGCTGACTGAAGCCGGCGGCGTTTTGTTGCGTCGCTCCCGGCAACTGGTGAAACAGGCCAGCCAGCTGGAAGACCTGGCCCATCACATGGAGCAAGGCTGGGAAGCCGAAGTGCGATTGGTGGTGGACGCAGCGTACCCCAGCGCCCGCCTCGTCCGCGCCCTGACCGCCTTCATGCCGCAAAGCCGCGGCTGTCGGGTGCGTCTGCGCGAAGAGGTGTTGTCAGGCGTCGAAGAGGTATTGCTCGAAGGCGTGGCCGACCTGGCCATCAGCGGTTTCAGCATTCCCGGCTACCTGGGCGCGGAGTTGAGCGACGTCGAGTTCGTCGCGGTGGCCCACCCGGAACACCCGTTGCACCGGCTCAATCGCGAGCTGAATTTCCAGGACCTGGAAAGCCAGCTGCAGGTGGTGATCCGCGACTCCGGTCGCCAGCAACCCCGGGACGTCGGCTGGCTGGGCGCCGAGCAACGCTGGACCGTCGGCAGCCTGGCCACTGCCGCGACGTTCGTCGGCAGCGGCCTGGGCTTTGCCTGGCTGCCACGGCACATGATCGAACGAGAACTCAAGGAAGGTACGCTCAAGCTGCTACCTTTGGATCAGGGCGGCAGCCGAAACCCGAGTTTTTACCTGTACTCGAACAAGGACAAACCCCTGGGGCCGGCCACGCAGATCCTCATCGAACTGCTGCGTACCTTCGACACCGCGCCGCTGGACGCACCGTTCGCCGCCCCTGAACAAGCCTGA
- a CDS encoding DEAD/DEAH box helicase, whose product MFSEFALHERLLKAVAELKFVEPTPVQAAAIPLALQGRDLRVTAQTGSGKTAAFVLPILNRLIGPAKIRVSIKTLILLPTRELAQQTLKEVERFSQFTFIKAGLITGGEDFKVQAAMLRKVPDILIGTPGRMIEQLNAGNLDLKEVEVLVLDEADRMLDMGFADDVQRLVDECPNRQQTMLFSATTGGSGLREMVAKVLNNPEHLQLNAVSQLNETTRQQIITADHNQHKEQIVNWLLANETYQKAIIFTNTRAMADRIYGRLVAQEYKAFVLHGDKDQKDRKLAIDRLKQGGVKILVATDVAARGLDVDGLDLVINFDMPRSGDEYVHRIGRTGRAGNDGLAISLICHGDWNLMSSIERYLKQSFERRTIKEVKGTYAGPKKVKASGKAAGTKKKKTDVKGDKKKVAAKTPTKRKSANRPKAEAPSLVSKDGMAPLKRRKPAAPAAE is encoded by the coding sequence GTGTTTTCCGAATTCGCCCTGCACGAACGCCTGCTCAAAGCCGTGGCCGAACTGAAATTTGTCGAGCCAACGCCTGTGCAAGCAGCGGCCATTCCGCTGGCGCTCCAGGGGCGTGACCTGCGGGTGACGGCGCAAACCGGTAGCGGCAAGACCGCGGCCTTTGTCCTGCCGATCCTCAATCGCCTGATCGGCCCGGCGAAAATCCGCGTCAGCATCAAGACCCTGATCCTGCTGCCGACCCGCGAACTGGCCCAGCAGACCTTGAAGGAAGTGGAACGCTTTTCGCAGTTCACCTTCATCAAAGCCGGCTTGATCACTGGTGGTGAAGACTTCAAGGTCCAGGCCGCCATGCTGCGCAAGGTGCCGGATATCCTGATCGGTACGCCGGGCCGGATGATCGAGCAACTAAACGCCGGCAACCTGGACCTCAAGGAAGTCGAAGTACTGGTACTCGACGAAGCGGACCGCATGCTCGACATGGGTTTCGCCGATGACGTGCAGCGCCTGGTGGACGAATGCCCGAACCGCCAGCAAACCATGCTGTTCTCCGCCACCACCGGTGGTTCGGGGCTGCGCGAAATGGTTGCCAAGGTCCTGAACAACCCTGAGCACCTGCAACTCAATGCGGTCAGCCAACTGAACGAAACGACCCGTCAGCAAATCATCACCGCTGACCACAACCAGCACAAAGAACAGATCGTCAATTGGCTGCTGGCCAACGAGACCTATCAGAAGGCCATTATCTTCACCAACACCCGGGCCATGGCCGACCGTATCTACGGTCGCCTGGTGGCGCAGGAATACAAGGCGTTCGTGCTGCACGGCGACAAGGACCAGAAGGATCGCAAGCTGGCGATCGACCGTCTGAAGCAGGGCGGGGTGAAGATCCTCGTGGCCACTGACGTTGCCGCCCGTGGCCTGGACGTCGACGGCCTCGATCTGGTGATCAACTTCGACATGCCGCGCAGCGGCGACGAATACGTGCACCGTATCGGTCGTACCGGTCGCGCCGGCAACGATGGCCTGGCCATCTCGCTGATCTGCCACGGTGACTGGAACCTGATGTCGAGCATCGAGCGCTACCTCAAGCAGAGCTTCGAGCGCCGTACCATCAAGGAAGTCAAGGGCACTTACGCCGGACCGAAGAAGGTCAAGGCTTCGGGCAAGGCCGCCGGCACCAAGAAGAAAAAGACCGACGTAAAGGGTGACAAGAAAAAAGTCGCCGCCAAGACCCCGACCAAGCGCAAGTCCGCCAACCGTCCGAAGGCCGAAGCGCCGTCGCTGGTCAGCAAGGACGGCATGGCCCCGCTCAAGCGCCGCAAGCCGGCGGCACCGGCTGCTGAATAA
- a CDS encoding FMN-dependent NADH-azoreductase, with amino-acid sequence MSRVLIIESSARQQDSISRQLTQTFINQWKAAHPKDEITVRDLAVNPVPHLDINLLGGWMKPADQRNDIEQLSLERSNQLTDELLAADVLVMAAPMYNFAIPSTLKAWLDHVLRAGVTFKYTETGPQGLLSGKRAYVLTARGGIYAGSTADHQEPYLRQVMGFIGIHDVTFIHAEGMNLGGDFQEKGLNQANARLSQVA; translated from the coding sequence ATGTCCCGCGTCCTGATCATCGAAAGCAGCGCCCGTCAGCAAGACTCGATTTCCCGTCAACTGACCCAGACCTTCATCAATCAGTGGAAAGCCGCGCACCCGAAGGACGAGATCACCGTCCGTGATCTGGCCGTCAACCCGGTGCCGCACCTGGACATCAACCTGTTGGGCGGCTGGATGAAGCCCGCCGATCAGCGCAATGACATCGAACAGCTGTCCCTGGAACGCTCAAACCAGCTGACTGATGAGCTGCTGGCCGCCGACGTGCTGGTCATGGCCGCGCCGATGTACAACTTTGCGATTCCGAGCACTCTCAAGGCCTGGCTCGACCATGTACTGCGTGCCGGCGTGACCTTCAAGTACACCGAAACCGGTCCACAGGGTTTGCTCAGCGGCAAGCGCGCCTACGTCCTGACCGCTCGTGGCGGGATTTACGCCGGCAGCACCGCCGACCACCAGGAACCTTACCTGCGTCAGGTCATGGGCTTCATCGGCATCCACGACGTGACGTTCATCCACGCCGAGGGCATGAACCTGGGTGGCGACTTCCAGGAGAAAGGCCTGAATCAGGCGAACGCCCGGCTTTCCCAAGTGGCCTGA